The Streptomyces sp. NBC_00236 DNA window CGAGGAACTGCGCGTCGCGATCAACAAGATCATGGCTGATGAGGCGGCGGGCAAGGCCGTCAAGGAAGCCGGCAACAAGGCGCTGGACGCCAACACCACCGAATCCCTCAACTACTTCTTCGACCACGACTACCCCCTGGCCGTCCAGGAGGACGACCGGGTCCGCGCCAACCAACTGCTCGTCACCGCCGGTGCGTTCACCAAGGCCTACGCGGAGGTCGCGCTGGAGGGCCCGGCGTGGATGCTGCGCAACTTCATCACCGTGATCCAGTACCGCACCGCGCAGCTCGATTTCGACACCGCCACCCATGTCGCCGCGGTCCGCGGAGCCATCGCCGCGGCCGCGAAGATCGCCGAGAAGGCACAGGAGGACGCGGCCCTCGCCTCGAAGGCCGCCGCCGACGCCCGTAACGCCGCCGCCGAGGCCCAGGAGTGGGCGCAGAAGGCCCTCGACTCCGCCGCCAAGGCCGACGACTACGCCCAGCAGGCGCGGGACAACGCGACCGCCGCCGACAAGTCGGCCGCCGACGCCCAGGCCTCCGCCACCACGGCGAAGAACGCCGCCGCGACCGCCCGCTCCGCCTCCCGTTCCGCCAACTACTCGGCGAACAAGGCCATCGACTCCGCCCGCGCCGCCGCGGCCTCCTCCGCCGCGGCCCAGCGGTCGGCCGCCGCCGCCCGCGCCTCCGAGCTCGCGGCAAGCGCCGACGCGAAGGCCGCCGCCGCCGCGTACTCCCAGGCCAAGCAGATCGCCGCCGACAAGAAGCGGGCCGAGGAGATCGCCAAGGCCAAGGCTGCCGCCCTCAAGGCCCAGGAAGAACGCGAGGCGAAGCAGGACCCGGCCAACAACGACAAGAACAACCAGGTCAACCCCAACGGCACCGCGGACGGCGACGCCGACGAGTGGTGGAACGACGCCCAGTTCTACGCGGACGCCGCCAACGTGGTCAGCATCGGCGCCGGGTTCCTGGCGGCCGGCTGTGCCCTCGCCGCGTTCGTCTTCCCGCCGGCCCTCGCGGCGGCCGGCTTCTTCGCGGGCGTCTCCGCGGGCGCGGGCGCCCTGGGCTCTCTCTTCACGGGCATCGAGCACGGCTTCACCAGCGGCGCCTTCTTCGAGTCCGCCGTCGGCACCGGCCTCAGCCTGGTCTCCTTCGGCGCCTACAAGTGGGTCGGCGCCGCCGACAAGGCACTCGGCGGCGGCCTCGTCAAGCCCGTCGTCAGCAAGATCACCGACACCGGCGAGGACCTGGTCTCCGGCATCACGAAGGGCCTCAGCGACATCTGGGGCCTGGCCGCCTGATCCCCTCCCGCCCAGGGGGCGCCGCCGTCGTGCGGCGCCCCCTGCCCCTCCCCATCCCCCTTCACGGAAAGTTCCTGCCTTCATGCACGGAATACGTACCGGGCGCGCCTCCGGAAGACGCGTCCGCTCAGCGGCCCTGACCGGCCTCACCGCCCTGACCCTCGTTCTCACGACGGCCGTCACGGGCCAGGCGGCAGAGCAGCCCCCCTCCCCGGCGACCACGACGTCGGCCACGAAGGCCGCCGGCACCAGTAGCGAGACCAGCACACTCGCGGTCGGCTCCGGTGAGGACTGCACCGCCACCGCGCCGGGCTCCAAGGAGCGCCGCGCCGGTGCCGTCGAGTCCTGTGTGACGGTCACCCCCGCCCCGGCGAAGGCCGAGGCCCGCACCGGTTTCGCCGCCACCGCCACCGGCGACGTCGGAAGCTGCGACATCACCAACCCCGGCAGCTACAGCTACGAGCGCTTCTCGTACTGCGTGACCGGAATCAACGTCACCTACATCCTCCGCAACGCCAACGGCGTGGAGATCGGCCGCGGCACCCTGGCGGTCTCCACCGGCGGCGACCTCTCCGCGACCGCCACGACCTGGAGCGAACAGGTCACCGTCACGATGACCAGCGCCGCCGGCGATGTCACCGCCCTGGACGCCAAGTTCCGCGCCTCCTGCACCGCCGGCTGCACCGCCACCAAGACCGCCCCCTGGTACAACAGCGACCTCGTCGTCGGGAAGACCCTCACCGGCACCGTCACCTACTCCTCGCCGCAGACGACGGGCTCCTCCGCCTCCTTCCTCACGTCGTACGCGATGTACGTGACGTCCCCGGGTGCGACGGCGGTCGACCCGAACGCGTCATGGAAGAACGCGCGTCAGATCAGGTGCGACGACGCGGTCGGGGGCACTTCGGTGGCGGGGTGTGCGGTCCCCTCGATCACGCCTGTCGTGCCGATGGACACCCGCACCTCGGGCCAGGGCGCCGCGGTGGCCGCCTACGTGTGGGCCCAGACGAACCTGGACGATCACTGGGGGCGCGACAAGCTCCTGACCCGGGCGACGAGCGGCATTTCTGATCGCGCGAACAGGACCTGCGGCAGCTTCACGGCCATCGACATCATTCCGGACGACACCTGCGCCGGCTTTCCCTTCGCGGAGACACAGGAAGGCGGCATCGACGGCTCCCAGTGTGCCGAGGTCATTCCCAGCTTCAGCAACGGCGGTTGGGATTTCACCGCGCTGAACGGCGGTTCGGACCTGGATCCCACCACCCCTTGCGTGCGGGCCCACGTCCCGGCCGGCAACAAGAGTTTCGCCGATACCCAACTCACCTCGGGATTCCAGGCCCAGAGAGTGATCGACGCCGATCAGTTCGAGCTGAAGGTCACGGCGACATCCCCCGGCTCCTGCCTGAACAGCCCGCCGTCAGGCTCCCGGCAGTCCGGCCGCGGGTGGATCAAGAACACCACTGAGACGGTCCCCCACATCAACAGGACCGACCCGTCCAGCCCGGCCGGGGAGCGGGCGAGCGTGGCTCAGGCCTGCCTCGGTAACCCGTACGAGCTGGGAAGCGACGCCACGGGCGGGGAGATCACCGGGTGGCAGGATGCCCAGGCGTTCGCCGCGCTCCCCGGCGTGCCTACGGCCGGGCTCGCCCGATGCCACCTGATCGCCAATGTCTTCGGTGGCACCGGCCTGGTCGGAGACGGCGGGCTGACCAACCTCGTTCCCTGCTGGCAGGTGGGAATGAATACGGGAACACCGAGTATGCGGACCCACGAGGCCGAAGTGGTCAACGAGCTGGATGCCGACGATTTCGGTCCGAACGACTCGATCTTCTATGAGGTGACACCCGTCTACGAGAGCGCCGACAGTACGATCCCCATTGGGGTGAACATGACCGGTACGCTGGTGCGGGCGAACGGATGGTCACATCCGGTTTTCGACGACGAATTCATCCCCAATACCCAGGGCAATAGCGGAAGTTACAACCTGGGAAACTGACTTAGGTCAGTTCGTGCCATCGGGAGCAATCATGAGTATCACTACGCCACCGCGGCCGCACGACGTGACCGCGCTCTTCCCTCAACTTGCCCCGCTGGCACGCACGGCGACCCGCCTGCACCCGCGGCCCGGGTCGCCGACCATGCACGACAGCTCCGTCGGCGGACCACTCCTGTGGCCCGCCGACGAGCCATGGCCCCACTGCGCGGGGCCCCACGTACGGTACGGACGGCAGCTGGCCCTCTCCCCGGCCGACGTCCGGTGGGAGCGGCGCATCCGGGCGGAACTGACCGGCCGGCCGTGCAGCGACCCCGATCTCCCCCTGGCCGCCCGGTACACGCCTGAAGAAGCAGCGATCGCGAAGCGGATCAAGGCTGGACGCCCATGGCCCGAGGGGCCCGTCGCCATGCTTCCCATGGCCCAGCTGTACGTGCGCGATGTTCCCGGCCTGCGCCCGCCCGGGCAGTCCGAGGCCGATCTGCTCCAGGTGCTCTGGTGTCCCTTCGACCACCCGGCGAACCCCACGACCACATTGCGCTGGCGGTCCACCGCCGAGATCACCAACGTACTCGACGCACCACCGGAGCCGTCCGCGATGCAATCCCGCGGCTACCTGCCGGAGCCGTGCCTGCTCGCACCGGAACAGATCACCGAATACCCCGACCCCTTGGAGCTGAGCAAGGAGCTGCGAGAGATACTGCTCGACTGGTCCAACTGGCAGGCGGCCGGAGCGGCGGTCGACATTTCCTACTGGGTCGATCCGGGTGACTTCTACGCGAGCCAACTGTCCGTCGCCCCCGGCTGGAAGGTCGGCGGCTGGACCCGCTGGGGGCTCACCGACCCCATGCCCCGGCACTGCCCGGAATGCGGCACCTCCACAGACCCGCTGCTGACCATCGCCGGCTCCGAATGGAGTGCGAACACCAAGGACTGGGCCCCTGACGAGGACGGGGCAAACCCCACCTCGCCCCTCCCACTGCCCACGTCCCAACATCCCACCGAGCTCGACATCGCCCGCGGCTACAACCTGCAGCTCCACGCCTGCCCGGTCTCGGTCGACCATCCCCACATCGAACTGATCCAGTAGCCGGTACGCCGGGAGCCGCCTGACATGTCGCGCTCGCCGCTCGCCGCCGGCCCGGGAGAATCCCCGTCCGCGCCGCTCACACGGCCGGGCGGTCGGCCCCGGCCCCTTCGGTGGAGTTCACGCCGAAGGCGTGCGCCCCGCCGTCGATGGTCCACCCGGCGGCAAGCGGCATGAGGTCCCTGATCCGGACGCTCCGCAGGCCGTCGGCCGTGGGAAGAATGACCCTGATACCCGGGTGGTAGTCGAAGAGCACCTGACGGTCCCGGCCGCACGGGTCGAAGACGCCCCGTTCGAGATTGCCCACCGCGACGATCGTCGTGAGCTCCCTGGCACCGGACGCGCGGGCGTGCCCCAGCGCGACGAGTTCGGCGCACGGGCCGCCGGTGAAGTGGTAGACGTTGATGCCGCCGTAGATCTTTCCGTCGGCCCCGCGCACGGCGGCGCCCATGGTGTGCGCCCCCTCCTCACCATCGGTGTTCGCGTCGACAATGCGCTTGGCGAAGGCGATGAGTTCGAGGTCCTCGGATGTCAGCTCGCGGCAGGGAATGTCCATGCCGCGCATGATAGGCCGCGCCCTCAAGCAGCGGTTCCCGCTCAACGTCCGTGCGGGTGCTCACTTCGGCAGCGTGGAGGCGTCGCCCACCCCAACGCTTGGCCGGCACCGCACCGTGACGAGTGAGAGATGAGAGCTGCCTCCAACTCTTCCCCGGCCGCCGCGGCCGCCGCAGTCGCCGCCGGACCAGGACCGTCCCAGAAGTCCCGGCTCTCCCGGCTCTACCGGCTCTCCCGGAAAGCAGCGATGCCGGCCGCGGTGCCGACGGGATTCGAACCCGCGGACGGATAGGGGCAGGCCCGCCCCGTCCCCATCAGTCGCCGTGAGCGGGACCTCGCTCACGCCGATCGCAATGGGCCGCTCTGCCACGGCACCACGGCCTGCGAGACGGCGCGCCATCCCGCTCCGCCTCAAGGTAGACGACCGTCCGGTGTACGGCGAGCCGTTGTCCGGCACCGGCGGCCACTGCTGAAGTGCCACGGAAGTTGCGCCGGAACGACGGAACGACTTCTCGTGAACATCAGCCGGGCCCGTTGGCCCATGACCGCTGCCGCGGAGGTCGCCAACCCCGAATCCGTCCGATGTATTGACGTGCCCCTGACTCAATGGCTTCATAGGAGCGCATAACTGTGGGAGCGCTCCCACACAGCTTGGAAACGTCTGTCGATGCTCAGCTCTTGATCCCGCTCACCCCCTGGAGCCGCAGTGAGAACAGCAAGAAGCACGACGAAGAAGAACCCGGCGCACAAGCATCCCGTCACCGCCCTCCTGACCGCCCTGGTCACCCTCCTCGGGCTCCTCGCCCTCGGCGGCCTCGCCCCGGCGCAGGCCGCCACATCCGCCGCGACCGGGCTGCACATCAGCGACGGCCGGCTGGTCGAGGGCAACGGCAACGACTTCGTCATGCGCGGGGTCAACCACGCCCATACCTGGTACCCCGGCGAGACCCAGTCGCTGGCCGACATCAAGGCGACGGGCGCCAACACCGTCCGCGTCGTGCTCTCCGACGGCTTCCGCTGGACCAGGAACGGGCCCGACGACGTGGCCGCCGTCATCGCCCAGTGCAAGGCCAACCGGCTCATCTGCGTACTCGAGGTGCACGACACCACGGGGTACGGGGAGGACGCCGCGGCCGGCACGCTCGATCACGCCGCCGACTACTGGATCAGCCTGAAGGACGTCCTCGCCGGCCAGGAGGACTACGTCATCATCAACATCGGCAACGAGCCCTGGGGCAACACGAATCCGGCCGGCTGGACCGCACCCACGACCGCCGCGATCCAGAAGCTGCGCACCGCCGGGTTCGCGCACACGATCATGGTGGACGCGCCCAACTGGGGCCAGGACTGGCAGGGCGTCATGCGGGACAACGCCCAGGCCGTGTACGACGCCGACACCACCGGCAACCTGATCTTCTCGATCCACATGTACAGCGTCTACAACACGGCCCAGAAGGTCACCGACTACCTGAACGCCTTCGTGGACGCCGGACTGCCGCTGCTCATCGGGGAGTTCGGGGGACCGGCCGACCAGTACGGCGACCCCGACGAGGACACGATGATGGCCACCGCCGAGCAGCTGCAGCTCGGTTACATCGCCTGGTCCTGGAGCGGCAACACCGACCCGATCCTCGACCTGACGATCGGTTTCGACCCCACGCAGCTCAGCTCCTGGGGTGAGCGCATCTTCCACGGCGCCAACGGCATCGCCCAGACCTCCCGCGAGGCGACCGTCTTCGGCGGCGCCTCCGAGGACACCGAGGCCCCCACCGCTCCGGGTACCCCGGTCGCCTCCGCGGTGACGGACACCTCCGCCGCCCTGACCTGGACCGCGTCGTCCGACAACGTTGCCGTCGCCGGCTACGCCGTCGTCCGCGTCAACGGCACCACGGAGACGGCCGTCGCCGCCTCCGCCACCACCGGCGTCTCCGTCACCGGCCTCACCGCCGACACCGCGTACACGTTCGCCGTGTACGCCCGCGACGCGGCGGGGAACCGCTCGGCGCGCTCGGCCACGGTGACCGTCACCACGGACGAGGGCGGCACCACACCGGGCGTCGGCTGCTCCGTCGGCTACCGCGTCGTGAACCAGTGGTCGGGTGGCTTCCAGGGTGAGATCACCATCCGCAACACCGGCACCACCACGATCGACGGCTGGACGCTCGGCTTCGCCTTCGCCAACGGCCAGACCGTCACCAACATGTGGGGCGGAACCCCCACCCAGACCGGCGGTTCGGTGAACGTCGCGCCCGCGTCGTACACCTCCACGATCGCCGCGAACGGCTCGGTCACGGTCGGCTTCACCGGCAGCCAGAGCGGTACGAACGCGGCCCCGGCCGCGTTCACCCTCAGCGGCGCCACCTGCGCCGCGAGCTGATCCGGCGCGTGTGCCTCCACAAGTGCCGCGCCGCTGTGGAGGCACACGCCCCGGCCGGGCCGGTCAGTTGCTGACGGTGAGCGTCGTGGCGTTGCGCTCGTACGTCAGGTACGCGGCCCCGCTCGCCAGGACCTTGTGGCTCCCGAGCGCCCAGGCGGCCGGCTCGAACGAGGCCTCCCGGCCGAACAGCGGGATGCCCGCACCGATCGTCATCGGGCTCAACTTGACGATGAGCGTGTCGATCTCGGTGTACAGGGAAGCGGCCAGCTCGCCACCGCCGACGAGCCAGATGTCCTTGCCGTCCTCCTGCTTCAGCTCCTTCACGCGCGCGACCGGATCGGTCGCGACGATCTCCACGGCGGGGTCGGGGCTCTCGCCCAGCGTGCGGGAGAAGACGAGGTGCCGCAGATGCGGATAGGCGTCCGTGACACCGGCCTTGAGACCGATCTCGTAGGAGCGGCGCCCTTCGACGACCGTGTCGAAGTGTGTGCCCTCCGCCGTGATCGACAGCGCGGCGCGGGCCGGCCCGGGAAGGGTCTCCGGGTACTCGGCGATCAAGTGCGCGACGTAGTCCTCCGGAATCGGCCAGAACCCGTCCGGACCGGTCGGGTCGGCGCCGTCCGGACCGGCGATGAAGCCGTCGAGGGTGGAGGCGATGAAGTACACGAGCTTGCGCACGTAGGACCTTTCGTCCGTCGGCCGGACGCCGCCGGCTCGGCGCCCGTCGGCAGTCATGATCAAACAGACGTGCCCGCCACGCAACGGGAACGGCACCTTCCGCATGGGCGGCGTCGTCCCGGACTCCCGGGCGATCGCTCACACCGGAACGCCGCGGACCCACCGTGCGATGAGGGCCGCGGCGCCCGCGGGACACACGGTCAGGAGGAGACGAACCCGTGGTCGAGCGTCAGCTCGTCGCCGCCCTTGGTCCGATAGGTGATGATCAGGTACCTGTTGCCCTCGGGCAGGTTGCCGGTCTTCCAGACGCTGCAGTGCCCAGCACTGAGTCCCGACGTGGTCGCCGTGCGAAGGATGTCGTAGTTCGAGTTCAGCAGCTTCGCCGTGACACCGTAGCCATCGGCGTTGTTGTCACAGGCCCTGAGCGCGTCGCCCGGTGTCGAACCGGACGGGTCTGCGTTCCACTCGGCGTAGCCGTAGCCGGCCGCCGGAATGGTGGCCGCCGAGGCAGCCGTCGACATCCCGAGCACGAGCACTCCGCTCGCCAGGACCGTGCCGATCGCCTTGGTCTTCGAGCCGATACGCATCAGACCGTCTCCCTCCCATCGGGGCGACCGAGCATGCCGCCCCTCGAACACGTGATCATGCCGCAGCCCGGGGCAAGGGGTCCAGCGCATAAGTCCCTTGCAGGCATGGGCAGTCCGAGCATCGGCACCAGGACGACACCCCTCGGCGATGCCGATCCCGGAGGAGGCCGGGGCGGCCCCCCGTTGGCGCGTCCGGCGCCGCCCCGTCGCAGTCGTACGCGGCGACCGACCCCGGCGCGCGGGGCGGCGAGTCCATCGGGCCGGGCGGGGTGGCGGACCTGCGCGGCGCACCGGCGCGAGTGCGCGGGAGCGACCAGGAACGGCATGACCGGGCTTTGTCACAGCCCCGCCCGCAGGAACGTACGAACCGCCCGGAACACACGTACTGCGCCCGGCCGGATTTGGATAGGGTGCCGGTTCTACAGCAGTGCTCTCCGGGGGAGTTATGAGTTCATGAGCGGTCAGCAGCCACAGCGCGGCAGCGCCTCCCAGGTCTTCCAGCCACTGGCGGGTGACGACCCGGTCACCATCGCCGGATACCGGCTCGCCGCCAAGCTCGGTGCGGGCGGCATGGGCAAGGTGTACCTGTCGTACACACCCGGCGGACGGCCCGTCGCCATCAAGGTGATCCGTCCCGAGTTCGGCGAGGACCCCGAGTTCCGGCGGCGGTTCGCGCAGGAGGTGCAGTCCGCGCAGCGTGTGCAGGGGCTGTTCACCGCGCCCGTCATCGACGCCGACACCAACGGCGCGCAGCCGTGGCTCGCCACCGCGTACGTGCCGGGGCCCTCCCTCGCCGACGCGGTCGTCGCCCACGGGGCGCTGCCGGTCGAGGCCGTGCTGCTGCTGATCGCCGGTATGGCGGAGGCGCTGCACGTCATCCACGGGGCGGGCATCGTGCACCGCGACCTCAAGCCGTCGAACGTGCTGCTGGCCGCCGACGGCCCGCGCGTCATCGACTTCGGTATCGCGTACGCGGCCGACGCGACCTCGCTCACCGGCAGCGGCGTCACCATCGGCACCCCGTCGTTCATGGCCCCGGAGCAGGCCGCGGGGCGCCGGGTCACTCCGGCCACCGACATCTTCGCGCTCGGTCAGGTCGCGGCGTTCGCGGCCACGGGCTCACCGGCCTTCGGTGAGGGGACCTCGCACGGGGTGCTCTACCGGATCGTCCACGAGGAGCCGGACCTCACCGGTGTGCCGGAGCGGCTGATGGAGCTCGTCAGCCGTTGCCTGGCCAAGGACGCGGAGGCCAGGCCCTCGGTCGCCGAGGTCATCGCGCTGTGCCAGACCGCGAACGCGGAGACGGTGCTGCGGCGCCCCGAGGACTGGCTGCCGAGCCCGGTGGCCGCCGACATCACCGTACGGGCGGCGGCCCCGGCCCCCGTCCAGACCCCGCCGCCTCCGGCCACCGCCCCGGCCACCGCCCCGTCGGCCGGGTACGCGCCCACGGCCCCGGCGGCTCCGAGTACGCCGCCCCCGGGGTTCGGCCCGCCGGTCACGCCGCCGCCCGGCCAGGTGCCGCTGGTTGCGCAGGGCCCGCAGGCTCCTCAGAACCCGCAGCCCCCGGCTCCTCAGAGTCCTTATCCGGTGCAGCCGCCGGCCGGGCAGGCCGCGCAGGCGCACACACCGGCGCCGTTCCCCGCCGCGTACCCGGCGCAGGCCCAGACGCACCCCGGGCATCTCCCGCCCCAGGGCCCCGCCGCGCCGCAGCCCCCGAAGCGCCGCGGTGGCCGGGTCGCCGCCATCGCCATCGCCGTCGCACTCGTCGTCGGCGTCGCGGGCGGCGGGACGGCGTACTTCCTGCTCAAGGATGAGGGGAAGTCGTCGCAGAGCAGCGACTCGCCCAAGGGCGGCAGCACCCCGACGAAGAAGAACAACTCGACGCCGACCCCGGCTGCGGAGGGGGACGGGAGCTCGGGTGCCGCGACGGATCCGATGCCGTCCGCGACGTCGGACCCCGAACCCGTCGACTTCACCGGCATCAACCTCACCCAGGGCTACCACCTGACGCTGGGGGACGAGGACGTCCGCCCGCAGGACGGCGAGGACGCCGGGTACGAACTCACCTACGACTCCGGCGGTTATCTCGAAGCCGAGGCCGAAGGCGGGAAGCTCATCCTGC harbors:
- a CDS encoding serine/threonine-protein kinase, with amino-acid sequence MSGQQPQRGSASQVFQPLAGDDPVTIAGYRLAAKLGAGGMGKVYLSYTPGGRPVAIKVIRPEFGEDPEFRRRFAQEVQSAQRVQGLFTAPVIDADTNGAQPWLATAYVPGPSLADAVVAHGALPVEAVLLLIAGMAEALHVIHGAGIVHRDLKPSNVLLAADGPRVIDFGIAYAADATSLTGSGVTIGTPSFMAPEQAAGRRVTPATDIFALGQVAAFAATGSPAFGEGTSHGVLYRIVHEEPDLTGVPERLMELVSRCLAKDAEARPSVAEVIALCQTANAETVLRRPEDWLPSPVAADITVRAAAPAPVQTPPPPATAPATAPSAGYAPTAPAAPSTPPPGFGPPVTPPPGQVPLVAQGPQAPQNPQPPAPQSPYPVQPPAGQAAQAHTPAPFPAAYPAQAQTHPGHLPPQGPAAPQPPKRRGGRVAAIAIAVALVVGVAGGGTAYFLLKDEGKSSQSSDSPKGGSTPTKKNNSTPTPAAEGDGSSGAATDPMPSATSDPEPVDFTGINLTQGYHLTLGDEDVRPQDGEDAGYELTYDSGGYLEAEAEGGKLILLDPGQQGSLDICRTETRFADDIGLEKLTKGRQVCVITGTGHLALLTYQGHSADDSPSDYMTIDLTVWRNAAR
- a CDS encoding cellulase family glycosylhydrolase, with translation MRTARSTTKKNPAHKHPVTALLTALVTLLGLLALGGLAPAQAATSAATGLHISDGRLVEGNGNDFVMRGVNHAHTWYPGETQSLADIKATGANTVRVVLSDGFRWTRNGPDDVAAVIAQCKANRLICVLEVHDTTGYGEDAAAGTLDHAADYWISLKDVLAGQEDYVIINIGNEPWGNTNPAGWTAPTTAAIQKLRTAGFAHTIMVDAPNWGQDWQGVMRDNAQAVYDADTTGNLIFSIHMYSVYNTAQKVTDYLNAFVDAGLPLLIGEFGGPADQYGDPDEDTMMATAEQLQLGYIAWSWSGNTDPILDLTIGFDPTQLSSWGERIFHGANGIAQTSREATVFGGASEDTEAPTAPGTPVASAVTDTSAALTWTASSDNVAVAGYAVVRVNGTTETAVAASATTGVSVTGLTADTAYTFAVYARDAAGNRSARSATVTVTTDEGGTTPGVGCSVGYRVVNQWSGGFQGEITIRNTGTTTIDGWTLGFAFANGQTVTNMWGGTPTQTGGSVNVAPASYTSTIAANGSVTVGFTGSQSGTNAAPAAFTLSGATCAAS
- a CDS encoding dihydrofolate reductase family protein encodes the protein MRKLVYFIASTLDGFIAGPDGADPTGPDGFWPIPEDYVAHLIAEYPETLPGPARAALSITAEGTHFDTVVEGRRSYEIGLKAGVTDAYPHLRHLVFSRTLGESPDPAVEIVATDPVARVKELKQEDGKDIWLVGGGELAASLYTEIDTLIVKLSPMTIGAGIPLFGREASFEPAAWALGSHKVLASGAAYLTYERNATTLTVSN
- a CDS encoding cytidine deaminase family protein — translated: MDIPCRELTSEDLELIAFAKRIVDANTDGEEGAHTMGAAVRGADGKIYGGINVYHFTGGPCAELVALGHARASGARELTTIVAVGNLERGVFDPCGRDRQVLFDYHPGIRVILPTADGLRSVRIRDLMPLAAGWTIDGGAHAFGVNSTEGAGADRPAV
- a CDS encoding DNA/RNA non-specific endonuclease, with translation MHGIRTGRASGRRVRSAALTGLTALTLVLTTAVTGQAAEQPPSPATTTSATKAAGTSSETSTLAVGSGEDCTATAPGSKERRAGAVESCVTVTPAPAKAEARTGFAATATGDVGSCDITNPGSYSYERFSYCVTGINVTYILRNANGVEIGRGTLAVSTGGDLSATATTWSEQVTVTMTSAAGDVTALDAKFRASCTAGCTATKTAPWYNSDLVVGKTLTGTVTYSSPQTTGSSASFLTSYAMYVTSPGATAVDPNASWKNARQIRCDDAVGGTSVAGCAVPSITPVVPMDTRTSGQGAAVAAYVWAQTNLDDHWGRDKLLTRATSGISDRANRTCGSFTAIDIIPDDTCAGFPFAETQEGGIDGSQCAEVIPSFSNGGWDFTALNGGSDLDPTTPCVRAHVPAGNKSFADTQLTSGFQAQRVIDADQFELKVTATSPGSCLNSPPSGSRQSGRGWIKNTTETVPHINRTDPSSPAGERASVAQACLGNPYELGSDATGGEITGWQDAQAFAALPGVPTAGLARCHLIANVFGGTGLVGDGGLTNLVPCWQVGMNTGTPSMRTHEAEVVNELDADDFGPNDSIFYEVTPVYESADSTIPIGVNMTGTLVRANGWSHPVFDDEFIPNTQGNSGSYNLGN